A stretch of Mya arenaria isolate MELC-2E11 chromosome 14, ASM2691426v1 DNA encodes these proteins:
- the LOC128216447 gene encoding uncharacterized protein LOC128216447, whose amino-acid sequence MDAVSGKKAPEGTGSVSDNTFCQTCANDGKDIPSDAFCTVCKEFLCSNCARVHRNMTFTKSHPLQDKSTMPSSLQPESENKHFTETCQRHAEEFIKYFCPNHETLLCGDCLADKEHSSCTIERISQVAKRYKEGPEYNGLKAGLVQMVNDIGNLSDNIQAGMKYIDEESFTNINELRKFRNEIKQYLDKREHKLLEEIEQNKRKSESVLSELKSNCQDIIAATEKLKVKLKAQEVNNNQLFISGTRAIKELVGLQSALKDIRGKKSVLYFKFTRDPATEQLLASCTAIGRFDQVASDLADRQKQRQWPALNQSRTDLSQSQFRKLPDIPVKALTDTNDCCLSSVVLLPGDRLILADWYNCSIKLVDTLTNRVVSKVNLPGDPWDLCLLPGDRAAITLPGLKKIQFLSTQGNVTQQDVVKVDGECRGIDFCDDNLIVSFTNPGKVVLMDMKGKVKKSVYKDSSGKPLFKSTWYLTVTRESQTPPVIYVSNMLTNTITKLSISLEVLKSYQDPILRSPCGLTAVGDNQLLVCGRNSDNILLLDTPTGKITQLLGKEEGIESPCSVAYCPLKKMLFVTCSQDGRPDSDNFVKVLNLV is encoded by the exons ATGGATGCAGTCTCAGGGAAAAAGGCACCCGAGGGAACAGGATCGGTGTCTGACAACACATTCTGCCAGACATGTGCGAACGATGGCAAGGACATCCCTTCTGATGCCTTCTGTACCGTCTGCAAGGAGTTCCTGTGTTCCAACTGTGCCCGAGTACACAGGAACATGACGTTTACCAAAAGCCACCCTCTTCAGGACAAGAGTACCATGCCTTCTTCACTCCAACCAGAGAGTGAGAATAAGcattttacggaaacatgtcaACGCCATGCCGAAGagtttataaaatacttttgtcCTAATCACGAGACACTTCTGTGTGGAGACTGCTTGGCTGATAAAGAACACAGCTCATGCACCATTGAAAGGATTTCTCAAGTGGCAAAGCGGTACAAGGAGGGCCCAGAATACAACGGTCTGAAGGCAGGACTTGTCCAGATGGTCAATGACATCGGCAACCTTTCAGACAACATACAAGCGggcatgaaatatattgatgaaGAGAGCTTTACAAATATCAATGAGCTTCGAAAGTTCAGGAATGAAATCAAACAATACCTGGATAAGAGGGAACATAAGTTACTGGAAGAAATTGAGCAGAACAAACGGAAATCAGAGAGCGTCTTAAGTGAACTGAAATCAAATTGCCAAGACATAATAGCTGCCACTGAGAAACTCAAGGTCAAGCTTAAAGCCCAGGAGGTCAACAACAACCAGCTGTTCATATCTGGAACAAGAGCGATTAAGGAATTAGTCGGTCTTCAGTCAGCCCTTAAAGACATCAGAGGTAAAAAAAGTGTGTTATACTTCAAGTTCACAAGGGACCCCGCCACAGAACAGCTGCTGGCCTCATGCACAGCAATTGGCAGATTTGACCAGGTGGCATCAGATTTAGCAGACCGGCAGAAACAACGTCAGTGGCCAG CCTTAAACCAGAGCCGTACAGACCTAAGCCAGTCCCAGTTTAGGAAGCTGCCTGACATCCCAGTAAAGGCATTAACTGACACCAATGACTGCTGCCTGAGCAGTGTAGTCCTTCTGCCAGGTGACAGGCTCATACTGGCTGATTGGTATAATTGCTCAATCAAGCTGGTGGACACCCTTACCAACAGGGTGGTGTCCAAGGTGAATCTGCCAGGTGATCCATGGGACCTGTGTCTACTGCCCGGGGACAGGGCAGCCATCACTCTGCCGGGGTTAAAAAAGATACAGTTCTTATCTACCCAAGGAAATGTCACGCAACAGGATGTTGTTAAAGTAGATGGAGAATGTCGTGGAATAGATTTCTGTGATGACAATCTGATAGTGTCCTTTACCAACCCAGGCAAGGTTGTGTTGATGGACATGAAGGGAAAGGTGAAGAAGAGTGTGTACAAAGACAGCAGTGGAAAACCTTTGTTTAAGTCAACCTGGTATCTGACAGTGACCAGAGAGAGCCAGACTCCTCCAGTCATATATGTCTCAAACATGCTTACCAACACCATAACCAAGCTGAGCATCTCACTAGAGGTGCTCAAGTCATACCAAGACCCGATACTGAGATCACCATGTGGTCTAACAGCCGTGGGGGACAACCAGCTGCTCGTGTGTGGGAGGAACAGTGACAACATCCTGTTACTGGACACGCCCACCGGCAAGATAACCCAACTGTTGGGGAAGGAAGAGGGGATAGAGAGTCCATGCAGTGTGGCTTACTGTCCACTGAAGAAGATGTTATTTGTCACCTGTAGTCAGGATGGCAGACCTGATTCGGATAATTTCGTAAAAGTTTTAAACTTAGTATAG